The following DNA comes from Archaeoglobaceae archaeon.
CGTGCTCGACCAGGTCAAAAGTTTTCGAGATAACACTCATTCCGCCAGAAACCTCATCAGAGTCTCTTCCAACCTTCTTGCCCCTAACGTATATGTTCGGTTTCATCTTATACAAATCCTGCCTATACTCCTCAGAAGTCCTCATAGCATCACCTCCTAATCCGGGCACAAAACCGCCCTATGCTCAAGCTCACCTCTCTTCATTCTCTCAAAAGTTTGCAAAAGATCACCAAACTCAATTTTTTCAACCTTAAACCTTATTTTTCCCCTCTCAGCAAGCTCAACGACTTCTCTTAACTCCGATATGCTCCCCCAATAGACTGTAGTGTAGCTCACTTCCGAGGGAAAAATCGGATTCCACATTAAAGATACTTGACCTCCACCTATACCAACGATGACAAGCTTTCCACACTTGCCCAAGAAATTGACAGCAGTATTAAGCGTTTCATCTGTTCCCACGAAATCTATTACTGCTCCCGCATTCTTACCATCTGTAAATTCGCTGACCAAACTTAAAAATTCACCTTCTCTTGGATTCAGGGTCAAATCCGCTCCAAGTTTCTCCGCGATTTCGAGCTTTTTGCTTGATATGTCCACTGCAACAACTTTGTATCCCCGCATCTTGGCAAATTGAACTCCGAATTGACCCAGACCACCTACTCCAATGATTACAATTGTTTCAGAAATTGGCAGTCCTTCGCAGGCTTTTTTCACTGCTCTATAAGCTGTCAAACCAGCATCAGTTAGCGGGGCGGAATTTGCCGGATCGAGATTCTTCAAAGGCACCAAATAACGCTTCGAAGGAACTCTTACGTATTCCGCATAGCCTCCGTCCGCACCAATTCCAAGCCAGCCGAGAACGTTGCAAAGCTGTTCTTCCCCTTTTATGCAAAGATTGCAATTTCCACATCCCCATCCACCGTAAATCAAGACCTTATCACCCTCACTGACACCTTCTACACATTTGCCAACCTTCTCAACATAACCGCCCACCTCATGACCGAGCGTTATCGGTGTTCTCGGCAATGGTAGTTCTCCCTGAATTATGTGCAAATCCGAATGGCAAACTCCGCAACCAGCAACCTTTACGAGGATGTCGTTTACACCAATTTCTGGAATTGAAATTTCTTCTATTCTCAGATCCCCCGGAGCGTAAAATCTTGCAGACTTCAAATTCCCACCAAAGTTTAGGGCATTTTAAAAATATTTAAATTTAATCAGGAAAGTTGGGTAAAAATAGGGATAAATGTGCACCTGTCCAGATCACTCTTTCTGCTTCTTCTTCTTTATAACTTCCTCGAGCTTTTTCTCAAAAGGCTCCTGATGAGTGTATGGGCAGGCCAAATAATGTTCAACAGCCTTGGCTATTGCATCTTTCGTTGCATTTTCGCCTGTTTTCTTCTTCAACTCTTCAAGAACATCTTCTGGCAATACAGTTTGAGCGTGAACTATTTTCGCCATTCACACCACCTATAATTATAATCAACACAACCATTATTTAAGCTTTTCTCATTATTATCATTGCCCCGCTCAACACAATCCCCGCTCAACATGGTGTCTCTTAGGTATATGCATTTTTCGGGTAGAAAGATTTATAACCGAAAATGAAACTGGACAGTAATATGATACTCATAAACAAAAAAGATGTTACTCGTCTCCTGATTCTCTCCGAGTTGCTCCTCAATCCAGAGTGCAATCAGAGAGACATTGCAAAAAAGCTTAATTTAACACCTCAGGCCATTTCGGAGCACTTTAAAGAACTCGTAGCTGAAAATCTCGTGAGAGTCGTTCATAGGGGATACTACGAACTAACAGAAAAGGGCGAGGAATGGCTATCCAAAAACCTGCTGGATCTTCATGTTTTCAGTGAAGAGTTGCTTAAGAAAGTTTATTCGAAGAGTATTGTTACGATAGCAGTCGGAAGTGTAAAAGAAGGTGAAACAGTAAAATACTGGTTTGAAGATGGGTTCATATTTGCAAAAAAAGATCCAAACGGAAATGGCGTTGCACTAACTTCTGCGGAAGATGGGGAAGACCTTTTAATCAAGCCAACAGGTATATTTGAAGCCCCGCAAAAAGGAGAAATAATAATTGTAAAGGTTCCAAGCGTCGGAGAAGGTGGAAGCAGAAAAATTCAATTGGAGAGCTTTAAAGAACTCGTAAGAAGTAAAAGAAAGGATATAGTTGTTGCTATGGGTATAGAAGCTCTCATTGCCTGCAGAAAAATCGGAATAGAACCGATTTTCTTTGGTGCAAAGGACGTGTGTATCGAGGCTTCACACCATGGCTGTGGTGTCATCGCGGTGTGTGCAGAGGACAGGATAAACGATTTGCTCAGAAGTCTAATCGAAGAAGGGTTAAAATTCGAGATTAAGGAGTTTTAAGAAATATTATATTCCCTCTGCCCTTCTTTACCTTCTCGATCAGCCCTCTTCTTTCCAAGTCCGCCAGTATTAAGCTTATCTTTGCCTCGCTATATCCAAGTCTTTTTCTAAGTTCTTTTTGAGTCATTCTTCCCCCTTCAGCCTTTATTAACTCCAAAACAGCCTTCAAATCCTCGGGAAGGACTTCAATTGTTTCTTTTGTTTCTGATTTTTTAAAATACTTTCTTTTCAAAGCGTAAATAAAAATTATGCCCACCAAACTAAGGACTATTGCAATCAGACTGTAGTCCTCTTCATTCATCTCTGCTACTTGTGGGATCTCAGGTGGCTCAACTATCTCTATTTCCGGAAAAAGGATAATGTCAAATAGAACTTTGCCCTTTACAGTAACGTTCTCAATCGCAAAAAGATTTCCACTTCTCGCAATTATCGTGTAATTTCCGGGCTCGACCTCAAAGTTGTAAGTTCCGTCTTCAGCAACTATTCTCTGCTCAATCCCGTTCCTTATGCTAACCACTGCCTTCACTGGCTCAAGAGTGTCCCATCGGTATACTTTACCGTATATAGTGTCCGCACAAGCGGTCGATGAGACTAAAATTAGAGTCAAAAGAACTAAAAATATTCTCAAATCAGATCCCTCACCTTTGCTATTGGAGGCATAGTCCTCTTATGACTCGATTTTTCAACCATTCTAAGAACTCTCTTGAACTTCTCGTCATCTCTTCTGATTCCTTTTTCAATCTGTTTGAGGATCTCATCAAGCTCTGCGTAGCTCATTCCGATCTCTCCTTCGTCAGTCTGACCCACCCATAAGCCAGCAGTGGGTTTCTTTCTTATTATTTTCTCTGGCACTCCAAGAAACCTTGCAAACTCAAATATCTCGGTCTTGTAAAGATCGCCGATTGGTTGAAAGTCAACACCACCATCACCGTATTTTGTGAAGTATCCGACTGAGATCTCGGACTTGTTTCCAGTTCCTACAACAAGCCTGTTGAGGCTGTTTGCGTAGTAATAGTTTATGAGCATTCTGATCCTCGGCTTCAGGTTTATTTCTGCATTTATATTGGTTTTTCCAAGCTTTTCAAGGAATATCTTAACAAGATCACCGATCTCAATAACCTTAAACTCAATTCCAAGCAAATTTGCAATCTCAATCGCATCTTTAACATCTTCCTCCGCAGTAATTCCTTTTTCGGGCGTGATGGTTGCAAAAACTCTTTCTTTTCCAAGTGCCCTTACAGAGAGAAATGCAACAACCGCGCTGTCGATACCACCGCTAAGCCCGAGAACGACGCCACTGGCATTTGCAGATTCTACTTGCTTTGCGATAAAATCTTGGATTCTCTCTGCTATTCGATTCCAATCCATGTCTGGAATCTGAAAGTCTGAAAATAAGGATATCGGTGATGTTAAAAATATTTTACTTCATATCAAATTTATTGGAAAATCTTTTAAGTCCTATGGCGGCAGTATTTTTATGAGGATCTTGATCTTTCTGACTCTGCTGGCAATCGGAACCGCAACCGCAGACATAATTCCATCAATTTGCTGGAAAACCGAGCTCACAGGGCTTGTTGGAGCTACTCCGAGTTACGATAACGGTAGCATTTACGTTGCAAACTGGTATGGGTGGGGACAGTGGAATCCGGGACTTTACAAGCTGAATGCAAGCACTGGACAAATCGAGTGGAGAAACGAGAACATAAGCGGTGCGGGAAGAGCATTGGTAATTGAAGATACCGTAATCATCGGCAATCTCTCGGGGCATCTATTCTTTGTTAACGCAACCACTGGAATAATAGAGAAATCGCTTTTGCTCGAAACTCAGCCATCTTGGTATGGCATCGCTTCCTCGCCAGTCTTTTACAATGGCACGATTTATGTTCATACCTTTTCGAATTCAACGATCTGGGCTTTAAAGCCTGACGGAAGCATTAAATGGAAATTTTCAGCAAACGTTGAAGGCAGTCCTTATGCAAGTCCATTCGCACGCGACGGAAAGATTCTATTCTCAGCAGAAAATAAAATATTTTGTTTGAACGAAAACGGCGAACAGCTCTGGAACTTCACAGCGGAATCCAAGATCACGAATTCACCAGTTGCAACAGACGAAAATATCTTCTTTGCAACACAAAACTATCTCTACGCCCTTGATCTTGGCGGGAATTTGCTCTGGAAAACCAACTGGAACGGAAGTCTTTCAAATGCGATGCTTTTGGACTCAAAAGTTTGTATTGGTGGAAAGAATGGATTTGCATGTTTTAATTCAACAAATGGGGAAAAATTATGGTTTTTTGAGACAGATAAGGTTGATTCCACCCCCGTTGCGCAGAATGGAAGGATATACTTTGCAACAAATGTTCAGCAAGGAACAATCTATGCCCTCAATGCGATCGATGGAAAACTTCTATGGTTCTACCGTCTCATTCCGCCAGAAGGTAGCTACTACAACATAATGTCCTCGCCAATAATCGCTGAAGGAAAATTGTTCATCGGCTCCGATTCTGGTTTCGTTTACTGCTTCAATTCAAGCGGAATCATCGAACTAAACGTTACTCTCTACCCAGGAAATTACACAGAAAAGATTGGTGAAAAAATTTACGAAGTTAGCAAAACCTCAGGACTTGGAGCTCTGCACTTTGCAAGTCTCGGTTCGAAGTCCAACGACGCTTACATCGGTTTCAGCTACGAACTCGACGATAGCTGGTATCAAAGCTCTGGAAGCTTTTTCGTTTCCTCGATCATGGGTCTAATGGAACTCTGGTGGACTTACTACCTAAACGACGAAAGCCCCTGGGCTGGGCTTAATCAGATTGAGCTAAGCAATGGCGACAGACTTTATCTGCTCTACGGCACTGGATTTGAGACTCCAGAGAATGCAACTACGATGATAAAGATCAACGTTGCCGTGAAATCCGCTGGAATAAAGGATATTTCAGCCTCGAATGGGGCAAGAGGAGGGAATATAACCGCATTTGTTAACGTATCAACTGAAGAAGGCTGGTTCGTTCTTGTGCTGAGCGGACTTGGAAATGGAGATAGCATAGCTGGAGTTTCGACTTTCTACGCTAAGGGCGATCTTAGAGTTCCTGTGCTCGTGGCAATTCCGCAACAAGTCAAAACTGGAATCTACAGGCTTTATGCTGGAATATACAAGTTTGAAGACTATCCTGAAAAGCTCATAACATGGTTCGGACCCGTGGAGGTCGAAGTAAGATGAGAATTATTTTAGCTCTTCTCCTTCTCTTAACTCCTGCATTTGCATTGAGCATTCAAACGAGTGGGGACTGTGTAAACAAGGAAGTCTATATCTACACAGACCAGCCAAGCTTTCTGATTTTAAGAATGAACTATGGAGTCCCGATTTATGCAAACTCCACTCCACAGCAACCCGCAGTCTTTATTCCAAGGATCACTGGAGACTTGCTTATTACCGCAATATCCGATGCGGGCGAAGCAAGTAAAGTTATCAAGATCAGAGAATGTAAAGCTACCTATTTCGCCCCGACTCCCGCAATACTGCTCCCAGATGGAAGCTTTGAGGAACAGGGCAAGAAAATAAGCTGGAGAACCGCATTTGGAGCACTAAAGAAGGCTTGTGAGAGCCTTGGGTATTCCTACTCGACGAAACTCTCTGACTGGGGGATCTTTGTTGAATGCATTCGTGGAATTTGCACGGGAAGCCTTGGAAAAACTTCTGGATGGATGTATTGGGTTAATTACCCAAACAAACCTATACCAGGGATTTCCGCCTCGGATTACAGAATCTATCCGGGAGACGAGATAATATGGTATTTTTCGAGAAGCATGGATGAAAAACCAGACACATCGCCTTATGCCATAATAATAAAGATTGGAACAAACTACGAACTGCAGATTAACGTGAAATGGGAGTCAAAGATCCCTCCTGTAGCGGAATTCGAATTTACCCCGTTAAATCCGATAGTCGGTGAAGAAGTTATTTTTAATGCCTCTAAGTCATACGATGACAGAGAAATAGTTCGATATCAGTGGGTAATCGAGGGAAAGGTGCTTGAAGGTAAAATTGTGGCTTATAGATTTGAGAAAGAGGGAGAATATGAAGTAAAGCTGACGGTATTTGACAATGAAGGACTTTCTGACTCGATCACCAAAATTATTAAAGTGAAGAGCGCTGAAAAGCTGGATAAGTTCATAGTCCAAGGAGAGAGAGCCCTGAACCTTGGCTACGGAGTGCTAATAATACGGGCTGAGAATGCGGAAGTAGCGATAAGAAATGAAAGCTGCCGAGTGCCACAGCATGATGTTAAAGGCTGTTTTAGTCTTGAAGCAAATGCTTCGATTTCCGCAATCTTCGAAACAACCGAAGCTTTTAAGATTCTCAATTTAAATCGAGATCGCTGGATTTTGGTTAAAAAAGATAACGGGAACTACAGCGCAAATATCTCCACTGGAAAATTTGCAATTCTGAGCCAATGGGAAAAATTCCCGCTGAAGGAAAACGATGAGAGGATAAAAAGAGCTATTGGATACCTTAAAAGCCTACAGAGAGATGATGGAGGATTTGGAGAACAAGAAAGTCTATTTTCAGCAACCTGCTGGGCGATAATGGCAATAGTTTCCGCTGGGGAGAATCCTGAGGATTGGAAAAAGAATGAGAAAAGCCCAATGGATTACGTGAGAGAAAAAATAAAAGATGAAATTCCAAAAATGGGAACCGCAGACATAGCTCGGACTATCCTCGCATTGGTTTATGCAAACAAAGATCCAAGAAACTTTGAGGGCTACAATCTCGTTGATATGCTTAAAGAAAAAGTTAAGGACGACGGTCAGATTGGTGATTATGTTTA
Coding sequences within:
- a CDS encoding NAD(P)-dependent alcohol dehydrogenase, which codes for MKSARFYAPGDLRIEEISIPEIGVNDILVKVAGCGVCHSDLHIIQGELPLPRTPITLGHEVGGYVEKVGKCVEGVSEGDKVLIYGGWGCGNCNLCIKGEEQLCNVLGWLGIGADGGYAEYVRVPSKRYLVPLKNLDPANSAPLTDAGLTAYRAVKKACEGLPISETIVIIGVGGLGQFGVQFAKMRGYKVVAVDISSKKLEIAEKLGADLTLNPREGEFLSLVSEFTDGKNAGAVIDFVGTDETLNTAVNFLGKCGKLVIVGIGGGQVSLMWNPIFPSEVSYTTVYWGSISELREVVELAERGKIRFKVEKIEFGDLLQTFERMKRGELEHRAVLCPD
- a CDS encoding DUF5371 family protein, whose protein sequence is MAKIVHAQTVLPEDVLEELKKKTGENATKDAIAKAVEHYLACPYTHQEPFEKKLEEVIKKKKQKE
- a CDS encoding winged helix-turn-helix transcriptional regulator, producing the protein MILINKKDVTRLLILSELLLNPECNQRDIAKKLNLTPQAISEHFKELVAENLVRVVHRGYYELTEKGEEWLSKNLLDLHVFSEELLKKVYSKSIVTIAVGSVKEGETVKYWFEDGFIFAKKDPNGNGVALTSAEDGEDLLIKPTGIFEAPQKGEIIIVKVPSVGEGGSRKIQLESFKELVRSKRKDIVVAMGIEALIACRKIGIEPIFFGAKDVCIEASHHGCGVIAVCAEDRINDLLRSLIEEGLKFEIKEF
- a CDS encoding MarR family transcriptional regulator, with the translated sequence MRIFLVLLTLILVSSTACADTIYGKVYRWDTLEPVKAVVSIRNGIEQRIVAEDGTYNFEVEPGNYTIIARSGNLFAIENVTVKGKVLFDIILFPEIEIVEPPEIPQVAEMNEEDYSLIAIVLSLVGIIFIYALKRKYFKKSETKETIEVLPEDLKAVLELIKAEGGRMTQKELRKRLGYSEAKISLILADLERRGLIEKVKKGRGNIIFLKTP
- a CDS encoding NAD+ synthase yields the protein MDWNRIAERIQDFIAKQVESANASGVVLGLSGGIDSAVVAFLSVRALGKERVFATITPEKGITAEEDVKDAIEIANLLGIEFKVIEIGDLVKIFLEKLGKTNINAEINLKPRIRMLINYYYANSLNRLVVGTGNKSEISVGYFTKYGDGGVDFQPIGDLYKTEIFEFARFLGVPEKIIRKKPTAGLWVGQTDEGEIGMSYAELDEILKQIEKGIRRDDEKFKRVLRMVEKSSHKRTMPPIAKVRDLI
- a CDS encoding PQQ-binding-like beta-propeller repeat protein, with product MRILIFLTLLAIGTATADIIPSICWKTELTGLVGATPSYDNGSIYVANWYGWGQWNPGLYKLNASTGQIEWRNENISGAGRALVIEDTVIIGNLSGHLFFVNATTGIIEKSLLLETQPSWYGIASSPVFYNGTIYVHTFSNSTIWALKPDGSIKWKFSANVEGSPYASPFARDGKILFSAENKIFCLNENGEQLWNFTAESKITNSPVATDENIFFATQNYLYALDLGGNLLWKTNWNGSLSNAMLLDSKVCIGGKNGFACFNSTNGEKLWFFETDKVDSTPVAQNGRIYFATNVQQGTIYALNAIDGKLLWFYRLIPPEGSYYNIMSSPIIAEGKLFIGSDSGFVYCFNSSGIIELNVTLYPGNYTEKIGEKIYEVSKTSGLGALHFASLGSKSNDAYIGFSYELDDSWYQSSGSFFVSSIMGLMELWWTYYLNDESPWAGLNQIELSNGDRLYLLYGTGFETPENATTMIKINVAVKSAGIKDISASNGARGGNITAFVNVSTEEGWFVLVLSGLGNGDSIAGVSTFYAKGDLRVPVLVAIPQQVKTGIYRLYAGIYKFEDYPEKLITWFGPVEVEVR
- a CDS encoding prenyltransferase/squalene oxidase repeat-containing protein, with amino-acid sequence MRIILALLLLLTPAFALSIQTSGDCVNKEVYIYTDQPSFLILRMNYGVPIYANSTPQQPAVFIPRITGDLLITAISDAGEASKVIKIRECKATYFAPTPAILLPDGSFEEQGKKISWRTAFGALKKACESLGYSYSTKLSDWGIFVECIRGICTGSLGKTSGWMYWVNYPNKPIPGISASDYRIYPGDEIIWYFSRSMDEKPDTSPYAIIIKIGTNYELQINVKWESKIPPVAEFEFTPLNPIVGEEVIFNASKSYDDREIVRYQWVIEGKVLEGKIVAYRFEKEGEYEVKLTVFDNEGLSDSITKIIKVKSAEKLDKFIVQGERALNLGYGVLIIRAENAEVAIRNESCRVPQHDVKGCFSLEANASISAIFETTEAFKILNLNRDRWILVKKDNGNYSANISTGKFAILSQWEKFPLKENDERIKRAIGYLKSLQRDDGGFGEQESLFSATCWAIMAIVSAGENPEDWKKNEKSPMDYVREKIKDEIPKMGTADIARTILALVYANKDPRNFEGYNLVDMLKEKVKDDGQIGDYVYTTIWGALALKAVGEDISRSVEWLKSAQNPDGGFPWIAGELSDCDDTSAAIQVLMLAKDYRAVSKAIEYLKTCQNPDGGMRYFGESASNSASDSWAIQALVSAGENPMEFKRNSISVVDHLLSLQTAEGYFKYTSYETSNPGYMTTSAIMALLGKYHPIKILPVYSTNVIAVGNETKICLPMDLFLQIYVDEITIYTAEGKNLTVKIEKLREIPETLKLENAIAYFSINVEPKNLSGYITFFVPKDAKENFVLAKFEAGEWRKLKTELLGSDENYRYYRAFTHGFSYFAIVKEFEEKLPEIEKTTPKVETTITTPTVAEKPKSTPGFELTFAILAIALVFLRLRK